One window of Scheffersomyces stipitis CBS 6054 chromosome 1, whole genome shotgun sequence genomic DNA carries:
- a CDS encoding predicted protein, giving the protein MTSLVRTIGISHPELPVAALKMVATYLRTSSRLPLASNSLHLSRHFHKSISSPQIGIKAVGLFQARQFSTRSVMYQSISNTTQYSQRSIGTKIVTRKAELDCFTDPKFISRASNINIGKSTSTLLAVKAVETQSNTAIQAGSKAASIVKTSGITKAALLSQASNSFSRLLIHVKWPLIRNSSNTTTLDLVSAFISWMVMGNLLWIILGTTTFGLMAMYSIHYFDHLWDSISLFQDNEQDGDDMDDQKKDSSILGYITSSILAYGLGVRIQFQKGSILPELKDGKLRFKNFKIFSAENNNRSESEDDTVGSITKFTANVEAIEVTLSFNKWYEGNGLIYDLEIFGMNGKVYKNQVVENKSHLDEALTYSLNRHNDNIHFQYDLQDHDIEELDSVRNAQISKNTFMDSMYQLEHVKIHDSYFEVYNNDSTETPLRISLFSCDLPRLRGDKLLIDFFNANNASGALNDSMFTIHKRKEIDHYSLTKDEGNKIVRFKLDGIDMGSISRANPHSKLNWIVNGKAEIMADIKLPDLSDSEFQLSQEYKRVSNVVSDMFNELVNVTKPTDDKEVDIEGNSATLLKGAIAAIYHTFTKPQHDDNEEVRSEYVLVNVKVKFYDLKASLPKHLPMASSSATPFVSLQDLRQLIGFVNNTNEENASSSTFSRNNPLIIKTTVIEKLSHLYNTEDLSKTAIFDSIVGDIYEDLMKLAKQDEKRIIHEKSSMWSHSLASQLLLLGLGAMV; this is encoded by the exons ATGACTTCACTTGTGCGGACGATTGGCATTTCCCATCCGGAGCTTCCAGTGGCTGCTTTGAAGATGGTGGCGACTTATTTGCGAACTTCTTCGCGTTTGCCGCTtgcttccaattctttgcATTTATCCAGACATTTTCACAAATCCATCTCATCGCCACAGATAGGGATCAAGGCAGTGGGACTTTTCCAAGCAAGACAATTCTCTACACGATCAGTAATGTACCAGAGTATTTCTAATACGACTCAGTATAGTCAAAGAAGTATAGGGACGAAGATCGTTACCAGAAAGGCAGAACTTGATTGTTTCACGGATCCTAAGTTCATCTCGAGGGCTTCTAATATCAACATAGGCAAGTCTACATCTACACTATTAGCTGTTAAAGCAGTGGAAACGCAGTCTAACACTGCTATACAAGCAGGTAGCAAGGCTGCCAGTATTGTCAAAACAAGTGGTATTACCAAAGCAGCTTTACTCTCTCAGGCTAGCAACTCCTTTTCAAGATTATTGATTCATGTCAAATGGCCCCTAATCAGAAACAGCTCAAACACCACTACGCTTGACTTGGTGTCTGCTTTTATATCGTGGATGGTGATGGGCAATTTGCTTTGGATCATCTTGGGAACGACTACATTTGGCTTGATGGCCATGTACTCCATCCACTACTTTGACCATTTATGGGACAGTATTAGCTTGTTTCAGGATAATGAGCAGGATGGCGATGACATGGATGATCAGAAAAAGGATTCAAGCATTTTGGGCTACATAACCAGCTCTATTTTGGCGTACGGATTGGGCGTTAGAATCCAGTTTCAGAAGGGAAGTATTTTGCCCGAACTAAAGGATGGTAAGTTGagattcaagaacttcaagatcttctcaGCAGAAAACAATAATCGTAGTGAAAGTGAAGACGATACCGTTGGATCCATCACAAAATTCACCGCAAATGTGGAGGCTATAGAGGTGACGCTTTCATTCAACAAATGGTATGAAGGCAATGGCCTAATTTATGATCTTGAGATCTTCGGAATGAATGGAAAAGTCTACAAGAACCAAGTGGTTGAAAACAAG TCTCATCTTGACGAGGCATTAACTTACTCTCTTAACAGACACAACGACAACATACATTTTCAATACGATTTGCAAGATCACGATATAGAAGAGTTAGATTCCGTCAGAAATGCCCAAATTTCCAAAAACACGTTCATGGATTCGATGTATCAATTAGAGCATGTCAAGATTCACGATTCTTATTTTGAGGTATACAACAACGACTCAACAGAGACGCCTTTGCgtatttctcttttcagCTGTGACTTGCCTAGATTGAGAGGTGACAAATTGTTGATTGACTTTTTCAATGCCAACAATGCCAGCGGAGCCTTGAACGATTCTATGTTCACCATTCATAAGCGTAAGGAAATCGATCACTATTCTCTCACCAAGGATGAAGGCAACAAGATTGTAAGATTTAAGCTTGATGGCATAGATATGGGTTCGATTTCCAGGGCCAATCCTCATCTGAAACTCAACTGGATTGTAAATGGCAAAGCTGAGATTATGGCAGATATAAAGTTACCAGACTTGAGTGATAGCGAGTTCCAGTTGAGTCAAGAATACAAGCGTGTAAGCAACGTAGTCTCTGACATGTTTAACGAGTTGGTGAATGTTACAAAGCCGACAGATgacaaagaagtagatatCGAAGGCAATAGTGCCACATTGTTGAAGGGTGCTATTGCTGCTATCTATCACACTTTCACTAAACCCCAACatgatgataatgaagaagtcagatCGGAGTATGTTCTCGTGAATGTGAAAGTTAAATTCTACGATTTGAAGGCAAGTTTACCCAAGCATTTGCCTATGgcttcatcatctgctACTCCGTTTGTATCGTTGCAAGACTTGAGACAGCTCATTGGCTTTGTCAACAATACGAACGAAGAAAATGCTAGCTCTTCTAC ATTCTCACGTAACAATCCACTAATTATAAAGACAACTGtcattgaaaagttgtcGCATTTATACAACACAGAAGATTTGAGCAAGACGGCTATTTTCGACTCGATTGTTGGAGATATCTACGAAGATTTAATGAAGTTGGCCAAACAGGATGAGAAGAGAATTATCCACGAAAAATCGTCCATGTGGTCTCATTCCTTGGCCAGTcagttgttgttgctaGGCTTGGGAGCCATGGTGTAA
- the PNO1 gene encoding Predicted RNA-binding protein Pno1p interacting with Nob1p and involved in 26S proteasome assembly (Partner of NOB1 Predicted RNA-binding protein Pno1p interacting with Nob1p and involved in 26S proteasome assembly) has translation MAAPTAVKNVAEPAVEVQAIAPSSVEEDDEMLIEASTVPVSNQAEAEKNTKESAGVVLDESGKPKFTAATNSGMKVKLESRKVAVPPHRMTPLKNVWPKIYPPLVDHLKLQVRMNLKTKTVELKTNKSTTDVGALQKGADFIKAFTLGFDVDDAIALLRLDDLYIETFEIKDVKTLTGDHLSRAIGRIAGKDGKTKFAIENATRTRIVLADSKIHILGGFTHIRMAREAVVSLILGSPPGKVYGNLRTVASRMKERY, from the coding sequence ATGGCTGCTCCTACTGCTGTAAAGAACGTGGCGGAACCCGCTGTAGAGGTGCAGGCTATTGCCCCTTCATCcgtggaagaagatgacgaaatGCTCATTGAAGCTTCCACAGTGCCGGTTTCGAATCAAGCTGAGGCTGAAAAAAACACTAAAGAATCCGCTGGAGTTGTGTTGGATGAAAGTGGAAAGCCCAAATTTACTGCTGCTACCAATAGCGGAATGAAGGTCAAGCTTGAGAGCAGAAAAGTTGCTGTTCCACCACACAGAATGACTCCGTTGAAGAATGTTTGGCCCAAGATATATCCTCCTTTGGTAGACCATTTGAAATTACAAGTGAGAATGAACCTTAAGACTAAAACTGTTGAATTGAAAACGAACAAAAGCACAACCGATGTAGGAGCTCTTCAAAAAGGTGCTGATTTTATCAAGGCTTTCACTTTAGGATTTGATGTAGATGACGCTATTGccttgttgagattggaTGATTTGTATATCGAGACttttgaaatcaaggatGTTAAGACTTTGACAGGCGACCATTTGTCTAGAGCCATCGGAAGAATTGCTGGTAAAGATGGTAAGACCAAGTTTGCCATCGAAAATGccaccagaaccagaataGTATTGGCAGACTCCAAGATCCACATCTTGGGAGGGTTTACTCATATCAGAATGGCCAGAGAAGCTGTGGTGTCGTTGATCTTGGGTTCTCCCCCAGGAAAGGTCTATGGTAACTTACGTACAGTTGCCTCGAGAATGAAAGAACGTTACTGA
- a CDS encoding predicted protein encodes MSGFQFKLKKKDSGPEKPGGIRKPIKPSLKSTSGFGKTGSVLKNSVLQTSDDDSDNEDSQAIAIDSFDHKRGGAISGAKAVNLTSRNKPLVITPVTISKSITTKKHAAHFEQDKEARLQELEEQAKKNKLDYGITKFDHKAKESDISEKDKDTEQDTVDNVSLEDRVRQSLLSGEEVNDTGRVIPIDDAQFQRSLDEDPDEDSAEEYEKVPVEQFGAALLRGMGWKPETKPKNTTVDNEKVLQHRQKGVLVGIGAKAVENDLMEDIIGKRGTKFEVPLAKRNKETGEVVRD; translated from the coding sequence ATGTCAGGGTTTCAGTTCAaactcaagaagaaagattcGGGCCCAGAAAAGCCTGGTGGGATCCGGAAGCCAATCAAGCCGTCTCTTAAATCTACTTCTGGGTTTGGGAAGACTGGATCTGTACTCAAAAATCTGGTTTTGCAGACTTCAGACGACGACTCAGATAATGAGGACAGCCAGGCCATTGCAATTGATTCATTTGATCATAAAAGAGGTGGAGCCATTTCCGGAGCTAAAGCTGTGAATTTGACGTCCAGGAATAAGCCTTTGGTGATTACTCCAGTAACTATAAGTAAGAGTATAACTACAAAGAAACACGCTGCGCACTTCGAACAAGACAAGGAGGCTAgactccaagaacttgaagagcaagcaaagaagaataaacTCGACTATGGAATCACAAAGTTTGATCATAAAGCAAAAGAGTCAGATATAAGtgaaaaagataaagacaCGGAACAAGATACTGTGGACAATGTATCTTTAGAAGATAGAGTACGACAATCTTTACTTagtggagaagaagtgaaCGATACTGGTCGAGTTATTCCAATAGATGATGCGCAGTTCCAGCGTTCTTTGGACGAAGATCCAGACGAAGATTCAGCTGAAGAATATGAGAAGGTTCCCGTTGAACAATTTGGAGCTGCACTTCTTCGAGGAATGGGTTGGAAACCAGAGACTAAGCCCAAGAATACCACAGTAGACAATGAAAAGGTCTTGCAGCATAGACAAAAAGGTGTGCTTGTAGGCATTGGAGCTAAGGCTGTAGAGAACGACTTAATGGAAGACATCATAGGAAAAAGAGGCACCAAGTTCGAAGTGCCTCTAGCcaaaagaaacaaagaaacaGGAGAAGTTGTCAGGGATTGA